The Pseudomonas putida nucleotide sequence AGGCCGAATGTAACACTTGCTTTTTTCTGCGTCTAGTGCTCTGAAAAAGAAAAAACCCCGCATTTGCGGGGTTTTTTGCTTCACATCACAGGTGGGCGTCGAGGAACGCGGCCAGCTGCGATTTGGACAGGGCGCCGACCTTGGTGGCTTCGACGTTGCCGTTCTTGAACAGCATCAGGGTCGGGATGCCACGCACACCGTGCTTGGCCGGGGTTTCCTGGTTGTCGTCGATGTTCAGCTTGGCGACGGTCAGTTTGCCCTCGTAGGTGCCGGCGATGTCGTCCAGAACCGGAGCGATCATCTTGCATGGACCGCACCATTCAGCCCAGTAGTCGACCAGCACCGGGCCTTGAGCCTGCAGGACTTCGGCTTCGAAGGTGGCGTCGGTGACGTGTTTGATCAGATCGCTGCTCATGGATATCTCCAGGGTCGTAAGCAAAAAAACGTGGCCCATGATAGCGGCACCCAGGCCCTACAGGAAGTCACGGACGATTGAGTGTAACTATAGTTGTGCAAGACGCCGCGAATCGAAACTGTCACACAAGTGTCATAGCATGGAATGGCACATTGCCTTGCATCAAGGCCCGGTGTGGTGCGCGTTGGCGTCAGCCAAGGATCGTGGCACGATTGCCGGGTTACCGACCGAGAACACACAGAATGCCGCATACCTCCGCGAAGAACCTGTCCCTGATCGCCGCCATCGACCTGGGCTCCAACAGCTTCCACATGGTCGTGGCCAAGGCGCACCACACCGAAATCCGCATTCTCGAGCGGCTCGGCGAGAAGGTTCAGCTGGCCGCCGGCATCAACGAAGAGCGCATGCTCAGCGAAGAAG carries:
- the trxA gene encoding thioredoxin TrxA codes for the protein MSSDLIKHVTDATFEAEVLQAQGPVLVDYWAEWCGPCKMIAPVLDDIAGTYEGKLTVAKLNIDDNQETPAKHGVRGIPTLMLFKNGNVEATKVGALSKSQLAAFLDAHL